The following nucleotide sequence is from Cicer arietinum cultivar CDC Frontier isolate Library 1 chromosome 2, Cicar.CDCFrontier_v2.0, whole genome shotgun sequence.
TTTGCTTGGTTTGCTAACATATAATTTACACTCGTATTTTCAACAATTTAGTAGAGATTGTCTTAGCTATCAACAATGATGTTTTGGTTATGAGTCTTACTAAAGTACGGACAAGCGAAATAAgttaaaaggaaaatatatGACAACTTTGGATGCTTTTGCAAATACAACTTTCTCATTCTTAGTGATGCTTCTTCCCTCtacccttttttttcttcatttttctattaaaaataaaactgtaataaagaaataataatctaaaattaaagTGATATTTTATATGCTATTGGATAGTGAAAAATATTAGTCCGTGTCAGCTTTGATTTGGTCAAAATCAAGTGGtctatcaatttcaaaaaaaaaaagtaaaattaaaaagtaaaaaatgttataaaaaaaaattgtcaatttaaaaaaaaatcattttggaGAGATAGAACTAAAAGTATAATATATCGATTTGATTCGTTTTTAAAGAGGAAAAATTTGAACATCAAAGTAAAAAACAGTTGACGGGTTGACTTCACACTTTAACCATAAAAACTGTACAAGATACACATCAAGTCTACCATAACCAAAAGATGTGACAAACttctaaaatatcaattttttttttcgaatattaaatatataagatCTAGTATGATGTAAATATGAAAGCTTAATTagttagaatcaaattaaaactattattatcTATCAAGTGTAATCAAATGATTATTTCAAGATAGAAGtattttaatagatattttaGAAGTCAATAAATCTTAAGATAAACATATATCTATgcgataatttatttttaaatagccAAACCATAGATAAAATAGTCAATAAAAGGTAGAAAATAGAAGAGAATAatacaatataatttatttaccaatcttattaattatttcaaatgagAGATTGATTTTTCTAAAGTACATTATTGGTATTATTGGTATAGCAGTTATCAAATGTGCTACATAGTTTTAGGTGGATTGCAACATGGAAGCCTATGACAGACGATTGGGTCACATGGCCACCAAGGCTTACAACAATCTTTATAACCACCACTACCACCTTGTACATTGCCAACAAAAATACCTGCAATAGCAACAAGTAATACCACAAACTTAAAGATCAGCCTCAATAGAGTTTCCATTTTAACCAAACTTGATTTATAAAGAAAGACAAAATGAATATGTTATAATGAATGATATGTTAAAACAATGTACACTTATTTAAAGGCAAAGTTAGAATCTTTAAAATATCTAGACATTAATATTGGTCAAACTTTAAATTATCATattaagtttttcttttttttttttatatattgatcgacttctattattttattaaaatctaATTTCTAATGATGTTTattatgaataatttaattattcttCATTAATTTCATACATTTTATATGTATCtatgatataaataaagtattataagtaattcatttacaattataaaaaataatatcttaattattttttacaagatattaagccttaaaaaatatatttactacaCTAACTTCAGTGTTTTCTttccaatatatataaaatataaacttaaaagaaaagataagaaaacaaaatttaattgtaaaaacagcatatataaaaaattataaagaaacaACTACagtatattcaattttattaaaaaaaaaaaagagagacaaAAAGGAGAATAATAGAATTAAGGGAAATTGACCAAACCTATGTTGAGAATCAAAGGAAGCGAATTTAAGAAAGCCAATTTTATTACGGTTAAAGTTTTCCCTAATGAATGTACAGAGGGAATCCCACTAAGTGGCCAAAACAATTGTTGTACCATGACATGTTTGAAACATGTAAGTATGTTACAAACGAAATTGAAGAGGGAGTCCCACCAAGTAGCCAAAACAATTGCATTAATACTacgacatttttttttaattaatttaattgactcACTCCTTTGAGGCTATAAGGGTATGCTCTTAACTGAGCTAACACCTTAAGTTTGTACCATAACATATTTGAAACATATAAGCATGTTAAAGGAATTGCTTGATATTTACTCAATATTATTTAGAATTAGTTAATATTGTTAGTTGAGATGAATCTTAGATTTTAGAAGGGAGTTGTATAGAGTCTATAATTTTATCCGAGATATTTGTGAAAACGTAGTTTATAGGAGAAACATAAAACTATAATTTGTATTGGATAGTtcacttaaaaatttaaatgatattgGAATTAATCACATTAATCGGAATGAAAATTTAAGCACAAGAATATAATAAGATTGAATCAAACAAAGTGGTAATGATTCAATCAATAGAAGTAAACTAGAATTATTCTTAATGGAATAtacaaatgttaaaaaaaactaagtaaacaaaaaatttacttttaaacaCGATTCACAATTATTGATATCTttacaaaaacaattttatcaatcaacaatcatgaaaaatccgaaacaaaattttcaatatcacaaatttttgtatatttataaaaaaatcacctACAATCACCAAGATACAAAATAATGAACAacaaatttttgtatatttaaaaaaaaaatcacctaCAATCACCAAGATACAAAATAATGAacaaaaaatcacaattaattGTAAGAGAGATTAAGAGACAGGAAAAATCACATTGTAATTTTTATCCTAATTTCTTTACTTCGTCCATAATTGTAGAGTATATCACATCCACACTCAAGTGAAGGATATCTTCTTCCTTTATCATAATATGAAACTTTTGCAAAATCCATCACTAATTATTACAATTATTTGTACAACAATCATTTCTTTCATAAACACCAGGTAAcaagatttttttaaacaacctttaaaattgaatttgaacaTTTGTCTTCAAGATGAAAATAACAACTCCACTCTTACAAGATAGAAACCTCTAGAGTAACTCCCACTCTAAACACTAAAAAGACACTTCTAATTTTTAGACTTTCGATATACAATCAATCGATATATTCTTAGTCACTCCTATCTAGAGCAATCACCTAAAAATAGATACCTTACCGTTGTTGTTTCTTActcaaaaattcaaaagtaaaattaaaaataggtGTGGACTCTTattcataataacaaaattCTTCGTTAGCAAAACCTGATGATCAAAATAGCATcttatagattaaaaaatagTTGTTGAATAAGTTCTTTGATCGAGATCAAATATTTGTCAAAGTTTTTCAAGAACACTAGAAATTTAGtgatataattcttttttttttttagcctCATCGGCATTTCTAGCTCCCATTAAAAACAGTTGGTTAAAcaaaatttctttctttttatggttaatggtttttcaaattctatctataaaaaaatgcaCATCGTTAAAAGTTGTAATCGAtagattttgatattttgtatTCATTGTagtcaatatatattttacattgtttttaATTTCCAAACTAAAAGTGTAATAGACACACATTTCAATTTGTGAAGGACTATagacatattaattaattagttatacaaattaaatacaataattagTTAGTTATACAAATTAAGTACAATAATTAGTTAGTTAtactaattatttgttattCATTGGATATATAAGTATTACGAATGATTTGATATACATGAACTATTCctcattatttaatataattttctttacttatatcctattttattatttattataattgtgtatataaattaaatcatttcttatattttgtagtaattaattatatatttaaaatttaaataattaattactcaACAAAATTAACTTAATgagatattaaaataattaaataaaaagactaaaacaaaatatttatattttgcaaTGATGTAAACAATACGAAAGTTAAgtcaaatttctttttattttgcataattaaattttatgtgtactgcttttaatcttttattataTCACAATCTCAGTCAAAATTTCACCGAACAGGTGAAAGCAATATATAACGTTATTATCTAGTTCTGCCCGAAAACGGAACATGTAAAATTACCACAatgtgtttatttaaaaaattaccacttttattaataaaaaaaagtttaccacgatttatatatatatataaaattatcacaatataatctattaatctttttatataaaatatataattcattattGTTCTCAATCACCGGTACCCATGAAATTACTGTGTGAAAGTACCCATATGTGTCCTCGTACGATACATATCAACAACATGTGAaatttttctttacaaaaaaaattgggTTGGGTAGATGGGTTAAATATGGCTGGTTACGACATTAAGAATAAAAGCAAGCAAAATAAACGAATAAAAACTATGGGCCTATATTGCACATCCCAATTGTAAAATATAAGGATGATGGTTGGGTTGTATTGTTTATGTACATTAAAAATgttcacacaaaaaaaaaaaattaagaatggtTATGCaatgttggaaaaaaaaaatggttgtgGCATTTGTGTGACAGAATATGGTCTTTAGATTTTACTTATGGTTGTGTTAACTATCACCTCACTCTTGTTTGTTTTACCCTTCTTATAAAATTGTAATTGATTTACTTTACTGAGTCACTAAAATCTAAAGTATTGTACTACTCCTTTTTGTGTATTTGtgcaatatttttatattttagtgacTCAGTACAGCAAATCAATTACAactttataagaagaatgaaaaaaacaaaagtGAGGTGATAGTTAACACAACCATAAACAAGATCTAAAGACCTCACACAAATGCCACaacctttctttttttttttttgtgaacaTTTTTAATGTACATAAACAATACAACCCAGCCATCATCcttatattttacaatttgaatGTGCAATGTAGGCCCATAGTTACTACAATATGATAGATTTTGAAGTCTCTGTAAAACTATTGATGCTACAATTTAGGTAGTATTTACTTATAactacaatttaaaatcatgtGTAAGATAATACATTTGTACAAATGCACAATGCAaagtattaaattaatatttataaataaaatatcaaaagttGTTTTTTATTCATCGTAATGTGCTGATAAAAATTCACTTGAtcataaattgaaaattaaatattttaaatataaaattggcttaaataataaaattggtttaaatagtatacttaaaatatatgatatattttatgttgcctttttttaaaggataaaatataataattaacttatatattataaaaactaatCGCACGTATACTGCAAAAAcgtatttcaataatatttttaaatattaaacttattaaatttaataatattttagaaacgTATTTCAATAACatttcattaatattttattaagcaCAACAAGCTAATATAAAGATTATTGTAGCTTCTAGCTACTTGATGTTTTATGTATGTTTTCATTGTGCAGGGGTGATAAGCAACATGAATGACGAATTTAATGTTACCAACCACTTTATCCAAGTGAGGACACATAGCTTTAAATTGTTTGTCATATGGCTCTCAAATGCCACACACTACTACAAATATATTGTTTAGTGCCGATATAGATACTGAAATAAACCACATAGACACATAGACGGATTTAGAGAAcaagtaatttaaatttttaaataaaccaGTTGATTTTTAAATCGGTCACAAATTTTTGAAGTAtctgatttaaaaattaatataacagtGACTAATATATATATGACTGTGAAGTAGGTGGCATTAATTAAGaatgaaaaattattgttataaatatcattgaaattattattagccaaaatatgaaataaacatTTAACATTTTCATTTGTGATATTTCAGATGATTTTCATGTTATCTATAATTAAGTGCACATTAATTTAAGATACACCTCATCACAATGTATTTACTTTGCAAACCAAAGTTGATTATAATTATGGAAACTCCTTTTGAAAATGTTATTGAAGATTATGATGTTATGTATGGCTATTGCAAGTTCCCTGTTTGGAAATGTACAAGATTTAGAACCTTGTTGTGTAATTGTCTGTCATACACTTCAATCATTTtgtatatgagaaaaataaatctcATATCAAATAATTGCATcaataagattgattaaaaatttatttttgtttattatttgctTTTTATTGGACTTTTTGTGAATATATATTTAGAACAAACACAATTgcgtaaaatatatttaactttggGATCAAATTAAGTTCAAAGCATCTCTTATAATACTTCTTTCTTAAAATGATCATTCAACATATTTTTAAGCAATAAAAAGAGGTATGTAGTTGGCACCTCAAACTCTAATAACAGACATTATGTAATAGACCAAATCGTTAGTCACGGAAAAAAACGTCGGACcaacaaaatatgaaatagaATGTCACCAATTGTCATGAAACTGCAAATGAAGTCAACTTGTTTGCACTAGAAATACCTTCGCGATAAATATGTGAGACCTTAAATTGCATCCAGGAAAGTAAATGAAGACAATTGTGTCATTTAGTGCGTAATTTCCACGCTAGGAAGTGAAAGCATAAATCATATTAATAGCTAATCTTACttaaataaacttgttgaatcTTCCAAAATTTCTAGATAACCAAATAGAACCAAGCAACCTCCAAAGCTCCCTACAAGGAAAACAATGATTAGAAAACCTCCGGTAGTTGCATATAATGTCATCAAAGGgcataaaattatgaaataatcTCCATGAAATGAAAGATTTTGAAAGAGGGATAGCAATAGAAAATATAGATATGGCCCACTCGTGAATAGTGTAAGGTTGATAAATTCTATCTACCATatttctagatgaaatcggtcATAGATGACCTCAAAAGATAATGAAGATGAGAAGGAATTTGTATGATATCCACTATATACTAATCCAAACAaatcacaaacaaaaaattaatggaAGTACAATTACCATCTTCCCAATAGAATTTTCAATAGCAATATCAAAAAGTCTAAAATGTATAtcttagatattttaaaaagtcaataattttgatcattttatttttatttttgtaattttgatactcttatttttaaaattgctGACATTTAACTAttcatctaaatttaatttttaatttggtgATGTAACAATAATTTAAGTAATGTAAACAATCACGACGATGTggaatttaaattaatttttaattacttaatacccctttaataatttttataataaaaataaatagttttaaattattttctttgctttaaaattttcagaaaataaaaaattattattttcttcaattattattaaaaattactattttttctttaaaattttccaaaaataaataaaaaagtaattatttacatttatttttaaaaattatttttctttactaaaaaattattattaaagtggtattaattaaagaaaaataatttcaagaaaagaaaagtaaataatttttttgtgactttttgatgttttttgaaaaattttaaaacaaaaattagtattttaaaaaaaagttagtttCTGAAATTTTTAGGaaagatattaaattattaaagtggtattaatcatcatcatatacacatcaattaaattattgtcaaatcaccaaattaaaactcaaattaaGAAGGAGACAAATGTCaacaattttgaaaatgatggacaaaatggcaaagataaaataaaagaattaaaattgaaaatttaataaaacaagagaccaaaattatattttagccTTATTCAAATTATTCTTAATGGAAGGCCAAAGCAATGACTTAACATAATTAATGATAGGTATCTTATGTTTAAGGAACCTTCCCCTCAAAAACTTTGTTCAATCTTCATCAAAGGATATAACTCTTAAACTGATTAATTGtctatattttcagaaaaaatataaatatcaaaaatttgtttcattATTTCCATAAATGTATCATCCTAAGTAAAATTTCATCTATTCTTTATCACAATGGTCCACTTCAAGTGTCTAATATAATCTTATTTCAGCAAATTAAAAACAACACATAATTATGTCACTTAGTATAATAGTGCTCGAGCAAAAAACATTTACAATGAATATCAAATTTAGAAATTGGTGCAAATTGGTTGGATGCCTCATCGTGGAGATTGGGTTAACATCAAATATGATGGAGCTTCAAAAGAGGGAAAGATAATGGTGGCATGGTTGATTGAAGTTTAGTAATGAAGATTGGAGATTGAGAAGTTCATGTGATTTATGTCTATAGAGAAATTTTATTAgagaaaaatttaataataaataaaatatatatatatatatatatataaagaaaaaatattaaaggccgataaattaagaaaaaaaattattaaataaaaaaaataaagaaaaagaaagaaaacattcCAATTATTGTGGGAGTTCGATATCCCATATGAAAGGCCGTTAAAAGTGCTTCCTCGTCCGTTTATTATGTTTTCTCTTACTCATTGTTGGCCTTGCAATCTTCcctttcttctctctctctctctctctctctctctctcttccttCTTTCTTCACTCCTTTGCAAAACTTTCACACAGTTTGAATCTTCAATATTCCCTCTAACAAAAATAACCTTAATTGATGTTTCTTTGTTGGgttttagaattaattatttaatttaataaataaaaacgtcATGGCATACAAAATAGATCATGAATACGATTATCTATTCAAGGTTGTTTTAATTGGGGACTCTGGTGTTGGAAAATCCAATATCCTTTCTCGTTTTACAAGAAATGAGTTTTGTTTGGAATCTAAATCTACCATTGGTGTTGAATTTGCAACAAGGACATTACAGGTTtgtcttttataatttatttataatttcctgtttttgaatttttattaattataattttttaattatgagtAGAAATAAAAAAGCAAGCCAAAAACgttttcataaaaaacaaaaaaaaaatttgtactcGTTTTCTGCTTTTTTTATTggtattgttttttattatccTTTTCCCTTAGTAAATATTGCATTAACATCTATTTATCCAAGAATATGTatgatatttgtatatatatatatataattgcgttattaattaatttgtataaagTTGTCATTTATTACGTAATTTCTAAGGATCCAAATTAAATGATGAGATTGAGATAATTtcggaaataataataatatatatgaatgtgGATCGAGGGTTGAGGGTTGAGATAAGTAGGcgataaatattttgtttattttacttatttctcTTGCATGTTTGATGTTATCCTTGTGTGAAGATGATGaattaatacatttaatttCCATGCTAAATATATTGTGAGCTCAAACAAAATGTTGttattcaataattttgttttcagaTGTAACTTGTAAGATATATATCAGAACAAGCaaagcctttttttttttatcacgtGTTTGCATAGATCAAATGTTGTAATGATATCTATCAAGTTCAATGATAACCATTTATACTTACAAATATCTCATAGTAATTTAGAATGCACATTTTAGAAAGTGAAAACGTAAAATCCTTTCAATTCGTCACTAAGTTTAGTAACAgagaattaaaaatttaactttttttaattactagTCTTTATCgctaatttttaacttttttttagtaGCGCTTTAAATGGTTAGAGTTGAATTATGAGTAACACCAACATTTTATGTTGAAGATGTGTCTGGTAATGGTCGACACATATACCATATCGACCCATATACGATATCAACACATGTATTcactcaaatttttgaaattcatGTCAATGTTGTGTGCGATCTATATCTATGTAGCATGCATGTTATGAACATATTGAGTAGCAATGACACTTTAGATTGAAAGTGTGTTTGGTGTCCAACATGTGTTAGTATTTGACATCGATACAATACTTATACACGTAGTTACATTCAATTTCTTCCATTTTTTCAAATGATTATTAGTGACAACATGTTAATGTCGTGTTTGGTATCTGTATTTTTGTATGTTGCGTGTTATAAAGAGTTGATTTATTGGAAAAACATATTGTATATTTATGTAGGTAGAGGGAAAGACAGTAAAGGCACAAATATGGGACACTGCTGGTCAAGAAAGGTACAGAGCAATTACAAGTGCTTACTATAGAGGAGCTGTTGGTGCATTATTGGTTTATGACATAACAAAGAGACAAACATTTGAAAATGTACAAAGGTGGCTTCGTGAATTAAGGGATCATGCAGATTCGAACATTGTTATTATGATGGCTGGAAACAAATCTGATTTGAATCATCTAAGAGCAGTTTCAACTGAAGATGCTGAAAGTTTGGCTGAAAAGGAAGGTCTTTCATTTCTAGAGACATCAGCATTGGAAGCATATAATGTTGAGAAAGCATTTCAAACCATATTGTTTGATATATATCACATTATAAGTAAAAAAGCACTTGCAGCACAAGAAGCTACTTCTACTACTGGACTTCCTCATGGAACTACTATAAATGTTTCAAATATGTCTGATAATACTGGAAATAGAACTTGTTGCTCAAATTAATAAGGGTAACTTTAAAAAAAGAAGAGGAAAATTAAAaggttgattaaaaaaattgttgtttgAAAAACACATTAAGAATATAGTTACTAGTTGCACcttttggagtttttttttcttttgtatttatttgtgTAAGACATGAGAGGCAGTGCTTTAGTGTTAAACAATTTTAATTGAGAATGAATATGATTTGTTCACAATTTATATCCTTCACTTTGGAGGTTAATTAGAATCATAGTGTTTGATTAGGTGTTTAGTCAAAATTGTAAATGTAGTTTGCTTCTCAATTTGATATTGTTCCTTCCTAGAGTATGATAATTtcatcttttctttttctttctataacATTATAGTTGAGTACATGTTTAGTCACAAATATTGTAACTATTGTTTATTTGCTTGTTAGTTTTGCTCTTGTTTCTTAGGGAGTATGAATATGACATGGATTCATCAGAAAATATGTACATTTATTCTATAATATATGATAATCTTATTATTGATTAAGAGATGCATGAAATAACCGTcagttttatattataaattaaacaagGGTTATTGTTTTGTAATGTATCAATGATGATAAAGGTGTTGGTCTAATAACATAAACCAAAACTTAATTGAACTATGTTATGCATATTCTAAACTCTTATGTTATAAATAATGTAgttagattattattataaaggtgAGTCAGGTTTTAAATTGGTTCATCAGGGTAAAAGTAAAAATTTGGAAGCCCTTGGTGGAAGAAATTGAGATAATTGTTCATCcgtctttaatttttattcatgtGTAAAAATCACTATCGAAATGGGCCCATAAAGTGAATGTCTGTAGTTGGCCCAGTTTTTCTTCGCATAAACCCGTATCTCAACAAAAATGAGAAGATTCTACCCTGCACCCTCACATCTAAATCTGCCACCCCCtcaattaatgtgaaaatacaACTTTGCCCTTTATAAAatctttaacttttttaatttattatttttcacccCCTCTTtccaaaatattcaaaagttttcaaagtttcgaaatgacaattttcagaatttttgtAACTTTCGAACAATgcaaaaattttgaaacttccgaaatagaaaattctagaatttttgaaattttcaaacaatGCAAAAATTTCGTAACTTTCtatatttagaaaattttggTCCTTTCcatattttgaaacttttgaaacttttcaaatttgaaaactttcgaaatttttgaaatataatccttatttcgaaaatttgaaacttctaaaactattaattttaaaacttattataaatatttaaaaagataaaattgtattttcatgtGTCTTAAAAGAATAATAGATTTAGGTTTGGGGATACATCATATAATCCTTCaaacaagataaaaataacataaacataAGTTTGCTTCAGATTTAATTCTTCACAAATCACAACCTAATCTATTCAATCAACTCAAGACATGAAATGGGAGTCGATGGAATTAGAGCACATGGAATTAATGGATTGAATATCGATTATCTAAAACATCAAATAATTGCCACAATTTGGGAACTGTCTTAGTGTGTGTTGTATAAGCGTAGAAATAAGTTtagtttatattaattattattaaaagtttaGATCTCATTTATCTTGTGTaaatatttagtatttttttttatattttaatttttttgaactgTTTAGTTtgtattacttttaattttaactgatagatatttttacattattcaGAATTTTTGTCTgcaaattgaaaatattaatttgttaataattgTTATGATTAATGTTGTGGTTGAGGTAAACCTTCAACTTGATTACTCTACAATTTAACTTCCTCGTTCCAACCACTAAACCATTTATATCATCTATTCAACTTGTATTTGTATCAAAATATCAACactcaataattttttagcCAACTTCTGTGTTATTCACATTGTCCATATCACAAAAGTAGTCTAAGCAATCAAGTCCATAGTTACgtgtaattaaaaattattcttcctaataaaaaaaaaataatcagaGTTCTTTCATCAACCACATCAACATCTTTTAAATGGGACTCTACTTAAAAGTTGACAAGGGACtcaaatttacaataaaaagaattaaattatatttggcAAGATATAGAAGCAAGTTTATTACTTATAAACACATATGGCAAAAGAAGGATTTTTTTAACAATCATTTGGTTACGATCTGataaatttatagttaattattttatatttgtaagttttatttttattattttatctaaaatctcttttaactattttaaattatttattccaatttaaaataaatataataggtATATGTTATAATTGTAGgaatataaaacaattatcaTCATCCCTTAAAAAAAGAAGGTAACATTGTCATATatgttgattttaaaataaaattttagtaaattaattaattaattaatttaataataataaataaattttttattggattaataaacttttaatactaaaaattatttaagttacTAAATCGAagatattttaaacattaactgGTAATTTTACTCATTGTACTAATAGCAAATGTAGTgagtaaaattaattcaatgagaccatataaa
It contains:
- the LOC101512788 gene encoding ras-related protein Rab2BV-like: MAYKIDHEYDYLFKVVLIGDSGVGKSNILSRFTRNEFCLESKSTIGVEFATRTLQVEGKTVKAQIWDTAGQERYRAITSAYYRGAVGALLVYDITKRQTFENVQRWLRELRDHADSNIVIMMAGNKSDLNHLRAVSTEDAESLAEKEGLSFLETSALEAYNVEKAFQTILFDIYHIISKKALAAQEATSTTGLPHGTTINVSNMSDNTGNRTCCSN